A genome region from Strigops habroptila isolate Jane chromosome 12, bStrHab1.2.pri, whole genome shotgun sequence includes the following:
- the GFRA3 gene encoding GDNF family receptor alpha-3, whose translation MRFALLLGLLLSRAGDLLALPRSDCIAAEQLCLLDSTCNGTYRILENCALAKTRFLPLDHDTRVQCLNAELDLGNSSLLHCKCHRRMKRQEHCLRVFWTIHSSMTDGYFNLETSPYENPANEEHWKTDYNKLAALLSGSQLARDATNPCLKATHVCNLSKKCVRLRTEYASICTKGAGSEDVCDRRKCHRGLRNFFEKVPEDFTKSILFCPCQDELCGERRRKTIVPNCSFQYSTKPNCLWLLDSCLEDHICKSRLADFQQNCQPADMSPDGCSQHSHAACLQAYMGMIGTPMTPNYVSNSSAEVSLWCTCESSGNQKEKCDQILSMFENNKCLENAIWSQMHLKQTALERQEDFFYSSSLSFQGDSASTSLASEMSQVAEGKTQRDISKHSSMPMASSVYSGAAVSWPSLALFLPLWLSPH comes from the exons ATGCGGTTCgccctgctcctggggctgctcctcTCCCGAGCCG GAGACCTCCTGGCTCTGCCAAGGAGTGACTGCATAGCAGCAGAACAACTGTGCCTCTTGGACTCTACTTGCAATGGCACCTACAGGATCCTGGAAAACTGTGCCCTGGCTAAGACTCGCTTCCTTCCACTGGACCATGATACCAGGGTCCAATGTTTGAATGCAGAGCTAGACCTCGGGAACAGCTCTTTGCTGCACTGCAAGTGTCACCGGCGCATGAAGAGACAGGAGCACTGCTTACGTGTTTTCTGGACCATTCACTCCAGCATGACAGATG GTTATTTCAATTTGGAGACCTCTCCCTATGAGAATCCAGCAAATGAAGAACACTGGAAGACAGACTATAATAAACTGGCAGCTCTGTTATCAG GCTCACAGTTAGCAAGAGATGCAACAAATCCATGCCTAAAAGCAACTCATGTCTGTAATCTGAGCAAGAAGTGCGTTCGTCTGCGCACAGAGTATGCCTCTATCTGCACCAAAGGAGCAGGAAGTGAGGACGTGTGTGACCGTCGCAAATGCCACAGAGGGCTGAGGAATTTCTTTGAGAAAGTCCCTGAGGATTTCACCAAAAGCATCCTATTCTGTCCATGTCAAGATGAGCTTTGTGGAGAACGACGCCGGAAAACTATTGTTCCAAATTGTTCCTTCCAGTATAGCACCAAACCCAATTGCCTCTGGCTTCTGGACTCCTGCTTAGAAGACCATATCTGCAA ATCCCGACTGGCTGACTTCCAACAAAATTGTCAACCTGCAGACATGTCTCCAGATGGTTGTTCTCAGCACAGCCATGCTGCATGCCTGCAGGCTTACATGGGGATGATTG GCACACCCATGACACCCAACTATGTCAGCAACTCGAGTGCGGAGGTATCCCTGTGGTGCACATGTGAGAGCAGTGGCAACCAGAAGGAGAAGTGCGACCAGATACTCAGCATGTTTGAGAACAACAAATGCCTTG aaaatgCCATTTGGTCTCAAATGCACCTGAAACAGACAGCTCTAGAAAGACAGGAAGACTTCTTTTATTCATCTTCCCTAAGCTTCCAAGGAGACAGTGCCAGCACATCTCTTGCTTCAGAAATGTCCCAG GTGGCTGAAGGGAAGACACAGCGAGACATCTCCAAACACAGCAGTATGCCTATGGCCTCCTCAGTATATTCTGGAGCTGCCGTTTCTTGGCCATCCCTGGCTCTGTTCTTGCCCCTGTGGCTGAGCCCACATTAA